The Hyphomicrobiales bacterium nucleotide sequence CGAAGCTGATCAGGCCGCCCAAGAACACCGCCGGCAGGGTTACGTCTGCAGCCATTAGGCCTTCTTTCTCGTTGCCGGCGCCGGGCATAGCAACCCGCCTCGCGCGGCCAAGTCCCTGATTTAGCTTAATTCGCCATGACCGCAAGGGAGCACTTGCCTCGCCTCGCCCGATTGTGATCGCCTGTCATCTTTGCCCGCCGCCGCGCTATGATGGCGCCACCAAACAAAGGGGTGCCCATGTCCAGCACCGGTCCGCGCAATCTGATCACCGATGTTACCGGCCTATTGGTCGGCAACGCGGAGGATCTCGGCCTCGGCACCGGGGTCACTGTCGTGCGCGCCGAACGGCCGGTCGTTGCCGCGGTCGACGTGCGCGGCGGCGGGCCGGGCACGCGCGAGACCGACCTGTTGGCGCCGGAGAATCTGGTCGAGCATATCGACGCGCTGGCGTTTTCCGGCGGCTCGGCCTTCGGCCTCAGCGCGGCCACAGGCGTGCAACGCTGGCTCAGGGAACAAGGCCGCGGCTTTGCCATCGCCGGCGTCAGGGTGCCGATCGTGCCTGCCGCCATCCTGTTCGACCTGCGCGGCGGGATCGGCTGGGAAGGCGAGCCGCCCTACCCCGCCCTCGGTTACCGCGCCACGGCCGATGCCTCCGCCGACTTCGCGCTCGGCAGCGCCGGCGCCGGCGCCGGCGCCACCACTTGCAATCTCAAGGGCGGGCTCGGCAGCGCGTCCGAGATCGCGCCCTCCGGTTTCACGGTCGCGGCCCTCGCCGCGGTCAACGCCGTGGGCAGCGCCACCATCGGCGATGGCCCGCATTTCCGCGCCGCCCCATTCGAGCTCGGCGATGAGTTCGGCGGCCTCGGCCTGCCCCGTCCCTGGCCGGCGGAAGCCCGCGAAATCCGCCACAAGGCGAGCCTGCGCGAGAACACCACGCTTGCCGTTGTCGCAACCGACGCGCGCCTGACCTGCGCCATGGCGAAACGACTTGCGATTGCCGCCCATGATGGGCTTGCCCGCGCGCTTTATCCGGTGCACACGCCGTTTGACGGCGATGTGGTCTTTGCCCTCGCCACCGGCGACAGGCGGCTTTCCGATGTACCCCGCGACCTTGCCCAGATCGGCGCGGTGGCCGCCAACTGCCTTTCCCGCGCCGTCGCCCGCGGCATCTACGAGGCAACCTCGCTCAAGAGCGGCGACAACCCCGCCTGGCGCGACAGGTTCGCGAAGCTTTAGCGCCGATTGCGCTTGCTTGCGCTAAGTGCTAGGCGGAAAACCGCCTACAGCCGGGAGATTCGTCCATGTCGCGCGCCCTGCGCATCGCCCCTTCGATCCTGTCCGCGGATTTCGCGCGGCTTGGCGGTGAGGTTCGTGCGGTCGAGAAGGCCGGCTGCGACTGGATCCACGTCGATGTCATGGACGGTCATTTCGTGCCCAACATCACCATCGGCCCGCTGGTGGTGCAGGCGCTGAGGCCGGTCACCCAAAAAGTGCTCGACGTGCATCTGATGATCGCCCCCTGCGATCCGTATCTGGAAGCCTTCGCCGAGGCCGGTGCCGACATCATCACCGTGCACGCGGAGGCGGGCCCCCATCTCGACCGCTCCCTGCAGGCGATCCGCGCGCTCGGCAAAAAGGCCGGCGTTTCGCTCAATCCGGCAACGCCCGAGAGCGTCCTCGACTATGTTCTCGACAAGCTCGACCTGATCCTGGTCATGTCGGTCAATCCCGGCTTCGGCGGCCAGAGTTTCATTCCGGCCGCCGTCGACAAGATTGCGCGCATCAAGAAGATGGTCGCCGGCCGTGACATCGACATCGAGGTCGATGGCGGCATCAACCCTGAGACCGCCGCCCAGGTCGCCGCCGCCGGCGCCAACGTGCTGGTCGCGGGCTCGGCGGTGTTCTCCGGCGGTAAATCGGCTTACGCCTCCAATATCGCGGCGATCCGCCGAGCCGCCGCCGGTGCGCTGGCGGCATAGGTCTGCGGCCTGCCCCACCGCCTCCCCACAGTTTCCCCCCACAGCTTCCATTGAGCCGGCCCCCGCCGTCTGCTAGACGAGATCACCTTTCTTCACGCGGATTCGGTTCACGCACATGATCCCGCGCTACACTCGCCCCGAGATGGCCGCCATCTGGGAACCGAAAACGAGGTTCCGCATCTGGTTCGAGATCGAGGCCCACGCCGCCGACGCCATGGCCGGGCTCGGCCTGGTGCCGAAGGAGGCCGCCAAGGCGATCCGCGAACGCGGCGAAAAGGCCACCTTCGACGTTGCCCGCATCGACGAGATCGAGCGCGAGGTCAAGCACGACGTCATCGCCTTTCTGACCCATCTCGCCGAGATCGTCGGGCCGGAGGCGCGCTTCGTGCATCTCGGCCTCACCTCGTCGGACGTGCTCGACACCTGTTTCAACGTCCAGCTTACCCGCGCCGCCAGCCTATTGCTCGCCGACTTCGACGAGTTGCTGGCCGCGCTCAAGCGCCGCGCCTACGAGCATAAGGAAACGGTCTGCGTCGGCCGCAGCCACGGCATCCACGCCGAACCGACCACGTTCGGGCTGAAGCTGGCGCAGACCTATGCCGAGTTTTCGCGCGCCCGCGCGCGGCTCGAAGCGGCGCGCGGCGAGGTCGCGACCTGCAAAATCTCGGGCGCCGTCGGCACCTTCGCCAATGTCGACCCGCGCGTCGAGGCGCATGTGGCCGAGAAGATGGGCCTCGCCATCGAGCCTATCTCGACCCAGATCGTGCCGCGCGACCGCCACGCCATGTATTTCGCCACGCTCGCCGTCATCGCCTCGTCGATCGAGCGGCTGGCCA carries:
- a CDS encoding P1 family peptidase, whose protein sequence is MSSTGPRNLITDVTGLLVGNAEDLGLGTGVTVVRAERPVVAAVDVRGGGPGTRETDLLAPENLVEHIDALAFSGGSAFGLSAATGVQRWLREQGRGFAIAGVRVPIVPAAILFDLRGGIGWEGEPPYPALGYRATADASADFALGSAGAGAGATTCNLKGGLGSASEIAPSGFTVAALAAVNAVGSATIGDGPHFRAAPFELGDEFGGLGLPRPWPAEAREIRHKASLRENTTLAVVATDARLTCAMAKRLAIAAHDGLARALYPVHTPFDGDVVFALATGDRRLSDVPRDLAQIGAVAANCLSRAVARGIYEATSLKSGDNPAWRDRFAKL
- the rpe gene encoding ribulose-phosphate 3-epimerase, producing MSRALRIAPSILSADFARLGGEVRAVEKAGCDWIHVDVMDGHFVPNITIGPLVVQALRPVTQKVLDVHLMIAPCDPYLEAFAEAGADIITVHAEAGPHLDRSLQAIRALGKKAGVSLNPATPESVLDYVLDKLDLILVMSVNPGFGGQSFIPAAVDKIARIKKMVAGRDIDIEVDGGINPETAAQVAAAGANVLVAGSAVFSGGKSAYASNIAAIRRAAAGALAA
- the purB gene encoding adenylosuccinate lyase, whose protein sequence is MIPRYTRPEMAAIWEPKTRFRIWFEIEAHAADAMAGLGLVPKEAAKAIRERGEKATFDVARIDEIEREVKHDVIAFLTHLAEIVGPEARFVHLGLTSSDVLDTCFNVQLTRAASLLLADFDELLAALKRRAYEHKETVCVGRSHGIHAEPTTFGLKLAQTYAEFSRARARLEAARGEVATCKISGAVGTFANVDPRVEAHVAEKMGLAIEPISTQIVPRDRHAMYFATLAVIASSIERLATEIRHLQRTEVLEVEEFFSEGQKGSSSMPHKRNPVLSENLTGLSRMVRSYALPAMEDVALWHERDISHSSVERMIGPDATVTLDFALSRLAGVIDKLVVYPKNMLRNLDLLGGLIHSQRVLLALTQKGASREDAYAIVQRNAMKVWRGEGKFLQFLKDDPEVRKLIPEAELKSLFDLGYHLKHVDTIFARVFGE